In one window of Candidatus Bathyarchaeia archaeon DNA:
- the pfkA gene encoding 6-phosphofructokinase, with product MGKKIGVVTAGGDAPGMNAAIRAIVRSAIYNGLEVIGIERGYAGLLEGRYRILDRRSVSGIINLGGTILRTIRCEEIKTDEGIERAADFLKSIRIDGLITIGGDGTFRGASRLYKASGIPMIGVPATIDNDVAGTDTTIGFDTAVNTALDAIDKIRDTATSHERIFVVEVMGRRRGFLALEVGLAGGAEIILIPEIKVDLERVCERIKRDREEGKVSEIIVMAEGAGDSRQITEYIARETGQNVRLAVLGHIQRGGVPTARSRILACEFGYKAVELLLTGESKRMVGIKGSEITSVDLDYSWMTEKEIDLSRYRLAEILSL from the coding sequence TTGGGTAAGAAAATAGGTGTTGTAACGGCTGGTGGAGATGCCCCTGGCATGAATGCAGCCATACGTGCGATTGTCCGTTCAGCAATATACAATGGTCTGGAGGTTATTGGCATTGAGAGGGGTTATGCCGGGCTTCTTGAGGGCAGATACCGAATTCTAGATAGGCGCTCAGTTAGCGGAATAATAAATTTGGGTGGAACAATACTTAGGACAATACGTTGTGAGGAGATTAAGACTGATGAGGGTATAGAGAGGGCTGCTGATTTCCTAAAGAGCATTCGAATCGATGGGCTCATAACAATTGGCGGTGATGGAACATTTAGGGGTGCAAGCAGACTTTATAAGGCTAGCGGCATACCAATGATTGGGGTTCCGGCGACAATCGATAATGATGTGGCTGGAACAGATACAACAATAGGCTTCGATACAGCAGTGAATACAGCCCTAGATGCAATAGACAAGATAAGGGATACGGCTACATCCCACGAGAGAATATTCGTGGTTGAGGTTATGGGTAGGCGTAGGGGTTTTCTAGCCCTAGAAGTCGGCTTAGCTGGCGGCGCAGAAATAATACTAATACCAGAGATTAAAGTGGACTTGGAGAGAGTTTGTGAAAGGATAAAGCGCGATAGGGAGGAGGGGAAAGTCTCCGAGATAATTGTTATGGCCGAGGGTGCGGGAGACAGCCGCCAAATAACTGAATATATCGCTAGAGAAACCGGGCAGAATGTGAGGTTAGCGGTTCTTGGACATATACAGAGGGGTGGTGTTCCCACGGCTAGAAGCCGAATACTAGCATGCGAGTTTGGGTATAAGGCTGTTGAGCTGCTGCTTACGGGAGAGTCTAAGAGGATGGTTGGCATAAAGGGGAGCGAGATAACATCAGTTGACCTAGACTATTCATGGATGACTGAAAAAGAGATAGACTTAAGCCGATATAGGCTTGCTGAGATACTATCTCTCTAA
- a CDS encoding DUF47 family protein — MERWFEKRHKNKVLDIAYRQMTLALDTVNDLERAVKSIFSGDKSGAKTTIERLFLIEEEIDNLRRTVFEELTKGSLPPRDREDIMHLVKRLDVMADFIKDSARSILILLNSEVPEDIWRAYSEMAISVVRCAATLKESLKFLGENPSEARNLSLKIEEEENKVDKYHLEIKSLLLKYGNKINPATLMILKDLADYMEDAADSCADVGDYIRVLTVPK, encoded by the coding sequence ATGGAGCGATGGTTTGAAAAAAGACATAAAAATAAGGTTCTTGATATAGCATATAGACAGATGACGTTAGCTCTCGACACAGTAAACGATTTGGAGAGGGCTGTGAAATCTATTTTTTCAGGTGACAAGTCTGGTGCTAAAACCACTATTGAGCGCCTCTTCCTAATCGAGGAAGAGATAGATAACCTTAGAAGAACTGTATTTGAAGAGCTGACCAAGGGAAGTTTACCCCCTAGGGATAGAGAGGATATTATGCATCTCGTTAAGCGACTTGACGTTATGGCCGACTTCATTAAGGACTCTGCTAGAAGCATACTTATCTTGCTGAATAGTGAAGTTCCGGAAGATATTTGGAGGGCTTATTCCGAAATGGCTATCAGTGTTGTTAGATGTGCTGCAACGCTTAAAGAGAGCCTAAAGTTCCTTGGTGAAAATCCTTCAGAGGCTAGAAATCTATCATTAAAGATTGAGGAAGAGGAAAATAAGGTTGATAAGTATCATCTAGAGATAAAATCCCTCCTACTAAAATATGGAAACAAGATAAATCCAGCAACCCTAATGATACTGAAAGACTTAGCAGATTATATGGAGGATGCTGCAGATAGCTGCGCCGATGTTGGAGACTACATAAGGGTTTTAACGGTTCCGAAGTAA
- a CDS encoding ABC transporter ATP-binding protein has translation MKNVNLQVEDKEYLCIIGPSGCGKTTLIKCIAGIIKPDEGEIYIGGRLVNNLPIEDREIGYVFQEIALFPHMNVYENICYGPFVKGWSISKAENLIREILNMMGLYDRVRDKPDALSGGAKQKTAVARALVSGSKLLLLDEPLGSLDAKVRRILRHELRRLVKDLGLTAIHVTHDQEEAMSIADRIVVMRAGEIVEIGTPIELYMRPKNLFTANFVGEANFLVGNFIGEEDDCVKIDVGGKTLYSKCKINPEEGRVVVAIRPEFVIMRRTGPPREVWRGVIEGRAFLSGSIRFEVRTENDIMVAVKKPLSSEALKFEIGDEVALILPREFLLIYPYPKEGLKKAISIE, from the coding sequence GTGAAGAACGTTAATCTCCAAGTTGAGGATAAAGAGTATCTGTGTATAATTGGCCCAAGCGGATGTGGGAAAACCACGCTAATAAAATGTATAGCTGGGATTATTAAGCCTGATGAAGGAGAAATATACATAGGAGGTAGGCTTGTAAATAATCTGCCAATAGAGGATAGGGAGATCGGATATGTTTTTCAGGAGATTGCGCTCTTCCCTCACATGAATGTTTATGAGAATATTTGTTATGGTCCCTTCGTTAAAGGCTGGAGCATCTCTAAAGCTGAAAACCTCATTAGGGAGATTCTTAACATGATGGGCTTATATGATAGGGTTAGAGATAAACCTGACGCGCTTAGCGGTGGCGCAAAACAGAAAACCGCTGTTGCAAGAGCGTTAGTCTCAGGCTCAAAATTGCTATTGCTCGATGAGCCCCTAGGCTCATTAGATGCTAAGGTTAGGAGGATCCTTAGACATGAATTGAGGAGGCTCGTTAAGGACCTTGGGTTAACGGCAATTCATGTTACACATGACCAGGAGGAGGCTATGTCGATTGCTGATAGAATTGTTGTTATGAGAGCTGGAGAGATAGTTGAGATTGGAACCCCAATTGAGCTTTACATGCGCCCAAAAAACCTCTTTACAGCAAACTTTGTTGGTGAAGCAAACTTTCTTGTAGGCAACTTTATTGGTGAGGAGGATGACTGCGTAAAAATAGATGTTGGCGGAAAAACGCTTTATAGTAAATGTAAAATTAACCCGGAAGAAGGAAGGGTTGTCGTGGCCATAAGACCTGAATTCGTGATCATGAGAAGAACTGGCCCGCCTAGGGAGGTTTGGAGGGGGGTTATTGAGGGAAGAGCCTTTTTGAGCGGTTCCATCCGCTTTGAGGTTCGAACAGAGAATGATATTATGGTAGCCGTGAAGAAACCCCTTTCATCTGAGGCTCTTAAATTTGAGATTGGAGATGAGGTGGCTTTAATTCTGCCACGTGAATTTCTACTAATCTATCCCTATCCTAAAGAGGGTTTAAAGAAGGCTATATCCATAGAGTAG
- a CDS encoding radical SAM protein, producing MGYSIVLTADRTLMSEYGGAIFLGFSACVPKGLVPDSIYFRLFCPPVEANSDGTAVVAPNGTRKIEAALLDYGFRREDVVVAHPERLHKVIGPETKALGITENDPLGIGPATTTFTEIFGGEAYMAIKFREILNHPLVKKYKPKIIVGGAGAWQLEDESIRRDLGIDTVVIGEGEKVAGPLFEKAINGDNLPGVVYGEVVEVDEIPVIRGATIDGIIEVARGCGRGCDFCVPTLQRFRCLPIDHILKEVEVNLRAGRQPLLHAEDILRYKARGLEINKEAVVNLFRSVKNYPGVKSVGISHFALVSAVTAPDLVEEISNILNVDSRNWLSGQTGIETGSPRIMDMHMKGKCKPYSPEDWPDIVIRAFEILSENNWVPCATLILGLPGETEKDVELTISLIEKLRPFKSIIVPLFFVSMGSLKDRVNSFTLNDLTPRHTELLFKCWKHNFDWIENIFRDWSERSIKSRMVRKGLKMVISYGVKQTLKYMSVCEKDYNYDLKAMINDFRSGRLKVETPLPVRILKPIIK from the coding sequence ATGGGCTATTCAATAGTTCTAACGGCTGATAGGACATTAATGAGCGAGTATGGTGGTGCAATATTTCTTGGTTTCAGCGCATGTGTACCTAAGGGTTTAGTTCCAGATAGCATTTATTTTAGATTATTTTGCCCACCAGTTGAAGCTAATAGCGATGGAACAGCTGTTGTAGCGCCAAATGGAACTAGGAAAATTGAGGCTGCCCTATTAGATTACGGCTTCAGGAGAGAAGATGTTGTTGTCGCTCATCCAGAGCGATTACACAAGGTTATCGGTCCAGAAACAAAGGCCTTAGGAATAACTGAAAATGATCCGTTGGGAATAGGTCCAGCGACAACAACATTCACGGAGATCTTTGGTGGAGAAGCTTACATGGCAATTAAGTTTAGGGAAATCTTAAATCATCCATTAGTTAAGAAGTATAAGCCCAAAATAATTGTTGGAGGGGCTGGTGCTTGGCAATTAGAGGATGAGAGTATTAGAAGGGATCTTGGAATAGACACTGTTGTTATAGGTGAGGGTGAGAAGGTAGCTGGTCCGCTATTTGAGAAGGCAATTAATGGTGATAATCTTCCAGGAGTGGTCTACGGCGAAGTTGTTGAGGTAGATGAGATACCAGTTATTAGGGGTGCAACAATAGATGGAATAATTGAGGTTGCAAGAGGATGTGGGCGTGGATGCGATTTCTGCGTTCCAACATTGCAGCGTTTCAGATGTCTCCCAATAGACCATATCCTTAAGGAGGTTGAGGTTAATCTTAGAGCTGGTAGGCAACCATTACTCCACGCTGAAGACATACTAAGATATAAGGCTAGAGGATTGGAGATCAATAAAGAGGCTGTGGTGAATCTCTTCAGGAGCGTTAAGAATTATCCTGGGGTTAAGAGTGTTGGAATAAGCCATTTCGCACTAGTATCAGCTGTGACTGCGCCAGATTTAGTTGAAGAAATATCTAATATATTGAATGTTGATAGCAGAAATTGGTTAAGTGGACAAACAGGTATTGAAACAGGTAGCCCCAGGATCATGGATATGCATATGAAGGGTAAGTGTAAGCCTTATTCACCAGAGGATTGGCCTGACATTGTTATTAGAGCCTTTGAAATTTTAAGCGAGAACAATTGGGTTCCATGTGCAACGTTAATACTAGGTCTCCCAGGAGAAACCGAAAAAGACGTGGAGCTAACCATCTCACTTATTGAGAAGCTACGTCCCTTTAAGAGCATAATTGTCCCATTATTTTTCGTATCAATGGGTAGCTTAAAAGATAGAGTCAACTCATTTACATTAAATGATTTAACGCCTAGACATACTGAGTTACTCTTTAAATGTTGGAAACATAATTTTGACTGGATAGAAAACATATTTAGAGATTGGAGTGAAAGAAGTATAAAGAGTAGAATGGTGCGGAAGGGCTTAAAAATGGTGATCTCTTATGGAGTTAAGCAAACTCTAAAATACATGAGCGTATGTGAAAAGGACTATAATTACGATTTGAAGGCTATGATAAACGATTTTAGAAGTGGGCGTCTAAAAGTTGAGACGCCTCTACCGGTACGAATACTAAAACCAATAATTAAGTAA
- the map gene encoding type II methionyl aminopeptidase — protein MLHTPGNMEDELEKYIRAGKIAARVREEVRRIIKEGMPLIEICEIVEDKIRSLGGEPAFPCNISINEIAAHYTSPPNDKRVIPEGSLVKIDIGVHIDGYIADTAKTVCFNPKYEDMVYTAEKALEAAIGIIRPGIFVSKVSSEIQATIERYGFKPVSNLTGHEINRYMIHAGKSIPNISHISLERLRLGGVYAIEPFVTLKEAAGRVEDSPEKYIFRLIKRKPSLKNSGSRNLLKFIEENFKTLPFAERWLKRSYGSEELYKQSLMELLSLKYLMTYPVFVESSLKPVAQAEHTVYISEEGAIVLT, from the coding sequence ATGTTACATACCCCTGGCAATATGGAAGATGAACTTGAAAAATATATTCGTGCCGGTAAGATTGCTGCAAGAGTTAGAGAGGAGGTTAGGAGAATAATTAAGGAGGGGATGCCACTTATTGAAATATGCGAGATAGTTGAGGATAAAATTAGAAGTCTCGGTGGAGAACCAGCTTTTCCATGCAATATCTCAATTAACGAGATTGCAGCACATTACACTTCTCCACCAAATGATAAGAGAGTTATTCCAGAGGGCTCTCTAGTTAAAATCGATATTGGAGTTCATATTGACGGATATATTGCTGATACCGCTAAAACCGTATGTTTTAACCCCAAATATGAGGATATGGTTTATACCGCTGAGAAAGCACTTGAAGCCGCCATAGGAATCATACGTCCAGGCATATTTGTTTCGAAAGTCAGCTCCGAAATACAGGCAACTATTGAGCGCTATGGTTTTAAGCCAGTGTCAAACCTTACAGGGCATGAAATAAACCGATACATGATACATGCTGGCAAATCCATACCCAATATATCTCATATCTCTTTAGAGAGGCTACGCTTGGGGGGAGTTTACGCAATTGAACCATTTGTCACCCTTAAGGAGGCCGCCGGGAGAGTTGAGGATAGCCCTGAAAAATATATTTTTAGATTAATAAAACGTAAACCATCCCTAAAGAACTCTGGATCACGGAATCTTCTAAAATTTATTGAGGAGAACTTTAAAACATTGCCATTTGCCGAAAGATGGCTGAAAAGAAGTTATGGGAGCGAAGAATTGTATAAACAATCGCTTATGGAGCTTTTGTCACTAAAGTATTTGATGACTTATCCCGTCTTCGTTGAATCGAGTCTAAAGCCAGTTGCGCAAGCTGAGCATACCGTTTATATCAGTGAAGAAGGCGCTATTGTTCTCACTTAG
- a CDS encoding DUF1512 domain-containing protein, with the protein MSIEALMSIIQQPAAQDTIGWVIQLIWILAFIIIWIYGQRIQTAFMLREIEGSLYKLKVMRDRGRQVAISTIKEIGKPPEDPTVRVDRLLEHVDIEPVSLDPTGIIRRLEHIIDVRDLRLKDEVRRMAPYADEAQVNNLTNVLEAALALNQIYKIVRHYYLMGKKTLSFYIILQLQMLLPLIMRESEAFASAIKAFTLGQPIGDGAGALVAARLMYGKEKRLIAQDTLVSEVDIEGRKVYVVKAKGPGGNVGKPGEAIRQILEEKEGKVALIIIIDAAQKLEGEKPGEVAEGVGVAIGGPGVDKYKVEEVAAKYRVPLGAVLIKEGIEDVVSTMRKEIVDGVEEAIERVKRLICENTKEGDIVIVAGVGNTIGIAQ; encoded by the coding sequence ATGTCTATTGAAGCTTTAATGTCCATCATTCAGCAACCAGCCGCGCAGGATACGATTGGCTGGGTCATTCAATTAATATGGATACTTGCCTTTATAATTATATGGATTTACGGTCAACGCATACAGACAGCCTTCATGCTTAGGGAAATCGAGGGCTCACTTTATAAACTTAAGGTTATGAGGGATAGGGGGCGTCAGGTAGCTATATCAACTATTAAGGAGATAGGTAAGCCCCCAGAGGATCCAACGGTGAGAGTTGACCGTCTGTTAGAGCATGTGGATATAGAGCCAGTCAGTCTTGATCCAACTGGCATAATTAGAAGACTGGAGCATATAATTGATGTTAGAGATCTTAGGCTGAAGGATGAAGTTAGACGGATGGCTCCATACGCTGATGAGGCACAAGTAAATAATTTAACAAATGTTCTAGAGGCTGCGTTAGCATTAAACCAAATCTACAAGATTGTGAGACACTATTATTTGATGGGAAAGAAGACCCTAAGCTTCTATATAATTCTTCAGCTTCAGATGCTTCTTCCACTTATAATGAGGGAATCTGAAGCATTTGCAAGTGCCATCAAAGCCTTTACACTAGGCCAGCCAATAGGTGATGGGGCTGGAGCGCTTGTGGCGGCAAGATTGATGTATGGTAAAGAGAAGAGACTGATAGCTCAAGATACCCTCGTAAGTGAAGTGGATATAGAAGGGCGGAAAGTATATGTTGTAAAGGCTAAGGGTCCGGGTGGAAATGTCGGTAAACCGGGAGAAGCGATAAGACAGATACTTGAAGAGAAGGAGGGAAAAGTTGCGTTAATAATAATTATTGATGCGGCCCAGAAGCTAGAAGGCGAGAAACCAGGAGAAGTTGCTGAGGGAGTCGGCGTGGCTATTGGCGGTCCAGGCGTCGATAAATATAAGGTTGAGGAGGTTGCCGCTAAATATAGGGTTCCATTGGGGGCTGTACTGATTAAAGAGGGTATAGAAGATGTTGTTTCAACCATGAGGAAGGAGATAGTTGATGGGGTTGAAGAAGCTATAGAAAGAGTCAAGAGATTAATTTGTGAGAACACGAAAGAGGGAGACATAGTTATTGTTGCCGGAGTGGGAAACACCATTGGAATAGCCCAGTAA
- a CDS encoding ABC transporter ATP-binding protein — MVNVTKRYGNVTAIKDLSLTINDGEYICVLGPTGSGKTTLLKLIAGIVKPDGGEIYIDGKLVNEFPPQERNVAYVPQYYALFPHMSVIDNVAFGPISRGFSKEEAYKVSMQMLEITRLTWRANSFPHELSGGMQQRLALARGLASGAKILLLDEPLGALDARLRVELRYKLRNMAKENNLTTIHVTHDQEEAMVVADRIVVLRNGEIQQEGPPSQVYNEPRSIFVAHFVGGANFFEGFIAEVDQYGSWIQLRNGFLLRVNDISRVVGERVVVMVREEKVEVIKGVRRREEINLFPGVVSEVSFLGDFISYSIMLDNGDKVNSKMPSILGLEKFRIGERVYVRLRPEDLKVYQYPPHGLYKELEVI, encoded by the coding sequence ATGGTGAACGTTACAAAAAGATACGGCAATGTAACGGCGATTAAGGATTTAAGCTTGACGATAAATGATGGCGAATACATATGTGTTCTCGGCCCAACTGGAAGTGGAAAGACAACCTTGCTTAAGCTCATAGCTGGGATTGTTAAGCCCGATGGCGGAGAAATATATATTGATGGAAAACTCGTGAATGAGTTTCCACCTCAGGAGAGGAACGTAGCTTATGTTCCACAATATTACGCCCTTTTTCCACATATGAGCGTAATTGATAACGTTGCGTTCGGACCCATCTCTAGAGGCTTTAGTAAGGAAGAAGCCTATAAAGTATCGATGCAGATGCTCGAGATAACTAGACTTACGTGGAGAGCCAATTCCTTCCCGCATGAACTTAGCGGTGGAATGCAGCAGCGCTTGGCTTTAGCGAGGGGGCTTGCGTCCGGTGCAAAGATTCTACTTTTGGATGAGCCGCTTGGCGCTTTAGATGCCAGATTGAGGGTTGAGTTAAGGTATAAGCTTAGGAATATGGCTAAGGAAAATAATTTGACAACAATTCATGTTACACATGACCAGGAGGAAGCCATGGTTGTTGCCGACAGAATTGTTGTTTTGAGAAATGGTGAGATACAGCAGGAGGGGCCGCCATCACAAGTTTATAATGAGCCTAGAAGCATATTTGTAGCCCACTTTGTTGGTGGAGCAAACTTTTTCGAGGGTTTTATCGCTGAGGTTGATCAGTACGGCTCTTGGATTCAGCTTAGGAACGGCTTTCTCCTGCGGGTTAATGACATCAGTAGGGTTGTTGGCGAGAGGGTTGTTGTCATGGTTAGGGAGGAGAAGGTTGAGGTTATTAAGGGGGTGCGTAGGAGGGAGGAGATTAACCTTTTTCCTGGAGTCGTATCGGAAGTTAGTTTTCTAGGAGATTTCATATCTTACTCTATCATGCTTGATAATGGGGATAAAGTTAACTCTAAGATGCCGAGCATCCTTGGCTTAGAAAAGTTCAGGATTGGAGAAAGGGTTTATGTTCGCCTAAGACCGGAGGATTTAAAGGTATACCAGTATCCGCCTCATGGGCTCTATAAGGAGCTGGAGGTGATATAA
- a CDS encoding LAGLIDADG family homing endonuclease, with protein sequence MWRIFRRDAIEVLYNERVRSSLARYFVVMNDEKPAKFMIAKRIPAEFNVDEPLESLWAKHEKLTEDFYKIQSEIDSGKMKLEDMDVPESSYLDLKIAIAKRILERCHFCNRRCGVNRLRGELGYCRCGTQIMVSSIFEHIGEEPELVPSGTIFTMGCTIRCLHCQNWTICMTGDSLVLLSDGTLTEIAKIFNEYATGEPKETCRSLCALTNLNVFSINEEAKVIVDLCNGVSRRLADDLIEIVTWTGRKIVVTSNHLLYTCHNGLIIPVPAKKLREGDYIAALKSIPEIKGFTKINIGNPTPKAFYRVAPPITITSELCRVIGYLLGDGYLYKYKRKNHYNIVFTNTNQSLIEDYVNCFKKAFGLTPKVLEYKGIFRAVVRSADVFNFLSDVAPHLLSRSKFREVPPIIMRADNNMVSSFLRGFFDCEATVHSKNREIVLYSASERLLLQMQILLCRYGIISQLHPIFRKRNERVERTFKLSITGENVGRYKIFVGFSSPEKIEKLEKVLKIKASPRQHVDVIPNIGDLLKDIRSRLRLTQRDVRLVLKGYGYLESKNRPFPRFKLEKVVSFFGDRLRNIEMLSQKLAESTWKVIREGMRMLNISQRELAEMLNVSRSLIRYYMNMGSNDLHVKKFLNKVSAAIRLLCSEILSDKILLEDLFRLKMLINADIFWDKVERTSKLTGETFVFDIRVQNTNRFIANGLLVHNSQWFESGEVYSPRRLALAVEGLRRSGCRNANLVGGEPTPWLEQWLETFKHVNVNIPVVWNSNSYYSEETAKLLAGFVDVYLLDFKYGPFDCAKRISDAPNYWDVCARNHLYGNKYGELIIRVLVLPNHLECCTKHILKWIADNLGRNTRTNVMFQYRPEWRAYEVPELRRRLTAKEMERAIELAKEVGLTNFIT encoded by the coding sequence ATGTGGCGCATCTTTAGGAGAGACGCAATAGAAGTCCTATATAATGAAAGGGTTAGGTCTAGCCTAGCAAGATACTTCGTTGTCATGAATGATGAGAAGCCAGCAAAATTTATGATAGCAAAGAGGATTCCGGCGGAGTTTAATGTAGATGAGCCGCTTGAAAGTTTATGGGCTAAGCATGAGAAGCTAACTGAGGATTTCTATAAAATTCAGAGCGAGATAGATTCTGGAAAAATGAAGTTAGAAGATATGGATGTTCCAGAGAGTTCCTATCTAGACCTAAAAATAGCCATAGCAAAAAGAATTCTTGAGCGCTGCCACTTCTGCAATAGGCGGTGTGGGGTAAATCGATTAAGGGGCGAATTAGGCTACTGCAGATGTGGGACTCAAATAATGGTTTCATCAATCTTTGAGCATATAGGCGAGGAGCCGGAACTAGTCCCCTCTGGAACAATATTCACCATGGGATGCACAATAAGATGCCTACACTGCCAGAACTGGACTATATGTATGACGGGAGATAGTCTAGTTTTGCTCTCTGATGGCACATTAACTGAAATCGCTAAAATTTTCAACGAATATGCTACCGGTGAACCGAAGGAAACTTGCAGAAGCCTTTGTGCACTAACAAACTTAAACGTTTTCTCAATAAATGAGGAAGCAAAAGTTATAGTAGATCTTTGTAACGGTGTGTCACGAAGGTTAGCTGATGACCTTATAGAGATAGTGACGTGGACTGGAAGAAAAATCGTAGTCACATCGAATCACTTACTATACACCTGCCACAATGGACTTATTATTCCAGTTCCAGCCAAAAAATTGAGGGAAGGTGATTATATAGCCGCTCTCAAGTCTATACCCGAAATTAAGGGATTCACAAAAATAAATATTGGGAACCCTACCCCTAAAGCTTTTTATAGAGTTGCTCCACCCATCACTATTACATCAGAGCTATGCCGAGTTATTGGATACTTACTTGGTGATGGGTACCTCTATAAATACAAGAGGAAGAACCACTATAACATAGTATTTACCAACACTAATCAATCCCTAATTGAGGATTATGTTAACTGCTTTAAGAAGGCCTTCGGTTTAACACCAAAAGTGTTGGAGTATAAAGGAATTTTTCGAGCCGTAGTTAGATCTGCTGACGTCTTTAATTTTCTAAGCGATGTTGCTCCGCACCTGTTATCTCGCTCGAAATTTAGGGAGGTACCGCCGATAATTATGCGAGCTGACAATAATATGGTTTCATCATTTTTAAGGGGGTTCTTTGATTGCGAGGCTACAGTCCATAGTAAAAATAGGGAAATAGTGTTGTATTCAGCGAGTGAGAGATTGCTATTACAGATGCAAATTTTATTATGCCGCTATGGAATAATATCGCAACTTCATCCAATATTCCGTAAGAGAAATGAGCGGGTTGAAAGAACATTTAAGCTCTCAATTACAGGCGAAAATGTGGGTCGCTATAAGATTTTTGTAGGCTTCTCGTCTCCTGAAAAGATTGAGAAGCTGGAGAAAGTGCTGAAGATAAAAGCTTCCCCTAGGCAGCATGTGGATGTTATTCCAAATATTGGTGATCTGTTAAAAGATATAAGAAGTAGATTACGACTTACACAGCGTGACGTAAGATTAGTTTTAAAAGGATATGGTTACTTGGAGTCTAAAAATAGACCATTTCCAAGATTTAAGCTCGAAAAAGTGGTGTCATTCTTTGGGGATAGATTGAGAAATATTGAGATGTTATCCCAGAAACTTGCAGAGTCCACGTGGAAAGTGATAAGGGAAGGTATGAGAATGCTAAATATTTCTCAGCGGGAGTTAGCTGAGATGCTTAATGTTTCCCGTAGCCTAATAAGGTATTACATGAATATGGGCAGTAATGATTTACACGTTAAAAAATTTTTGAATAAAGTTTCTGCTGCAATAAGACTCCTATGCTCAGAAATTCTATCTGACAAAATATTGCTAGAGGATCTATTTAGGCTGAAGATGTTAATAAACGCTGATATTTTCTGGGATAAAGTGGAGAGAACATCAAAGTTAACTGGCGAAACGTTTGTTTTTGACATTAGAGTACAGAATACAAATAGGTTTATTGCAAATGGTCTGCTCGTACATAACAGTCAGTGGTTTGAGAGTGGGGAGGTTTATTCTCCTAGGCGTTTGGCTTTGGCTGTTGAGGGGTTGCGTAGGAGCGGCTGTAGAAATGCCAATCTTGTTGGCGGCGAACCTACTCCTTGGCTTGAGCAGTGGCTTGAGACTTTCAAGCACGTGAATGTTAATATTCCGGTTGTCTGGAACTCAAACTCCTATTATAGTGAGGAAACTGCTAAGCTGCTTGCCGGCTTCGTTGACGTTTATCTGCTCGACTTCAAGTATGGTCCCTTTGACTGCGCCAAGAGGATTTCGGATGCACCCAATTATTGGGATGTCTGCGCAAGGAATCACCTCTATGGCAATAAGTACGGTGAACTTATAATACGGGTTCTTGTCTTGCCAAACCACCTAGAATGCTGCACTAAGCATATTCTCAAGTGGATTGCCGATAACCTCGGAAGAAACACTAGGACCAATGTTATGTTCCAGTATAGGCCTGAGTGGAGAGCCTATGAGGTGCCTGAGCTACGTAGGAGATTAACCGCTAAGGAGATGGAGCGGGCTATAGAGTTAGCTAAGGAGGTTGGATTAACAAACTTCATAACATAA